In Monodelphis domestica isolate mMonDom1 chromosome 3, mMonDom1.pri, whole genome shotgun sequence, the following proteins share a genomic window:
- the PPAN gene encoding suppressor of SWI4 1 homolog isoform X2 translates to MGRHGKSQHQKRARAAAQLRAQEAYASAPHSFVFARGPAGPGVRQLSLDVRRVMEPYTASSLQVRRRNSLKDCVAVAGPLGVSHFLIFSKTEKNVTFRLIRLPGGPTLTFGVTKYSLVRDVVSSLRRHRMHEQQFSHPPLLVLNGFGPHGLHVKLTASVFQNMFPSINVHKVNLNCVKRCLLLSYDPDSQELQFRHYSLKVVPVGASRGMKKLLQEKFPNMSRLEDVSELLATGAGLSESEAEPDGEHNVTELPQAYAGRGNMKAEQSAVRLTEIGPRMTLRLIKIQEGVGDGNVLYHSLVHKSEEELRATLATREQKLLLKAERRGKQEQDIKRKKEQREAHRKRSLEGMQLVKPQAMDKGDGDSDAEDPGQPAGAALGSEDEEDEAEYFRQAVGEEPDEDMFPQAKRRRPNKSPGQPDQKIRRGRGQHPKGNTCLPGILVRVTSTLNHYQHYLWPVLMVEFLVAVAGNGLVLYRFSSQEQRPWHPAIIFSAQLAVSDFLYALTLPPLVFYFYPPKHWSFGEAACLLERFLFNCNLYSGIFFITCISLNRYIGIVHPFFAHGHVRPKHAWAISLVGWGLVAALAAPTLKFSHLVLPENGTGAHCHVNQTESCTKCLGTAENDHLPAYWVYSLVLAVLGCGLPFLLTLLAYSAICQAILTNPNITRPEKLKVGMLVVGGVVLYAVSYIPYHILLVLNIQARRHWLEHCSSFSNEFQAKAALDISLYLGYQASRVLVPLAICLHPLLYTAVASSLRCSRLCGGPKGGEISLRQISSAKS, encoded by the exons GTACGACGGCGGAATTCCCTTAAGGATTGTGTAGCTGTGGCTGGCCCTCTTGGCGtctcccatttcctcatctttagcaAAACAGAGAAGAATGTGACATTT AGGCTGATACGACTTCCGGGGGGCCCTACTCTTACCTTTGGGGTCACCAAG TACTCCCTGGTACGGGACGTCGTCTCCTCCCTGCGTCGCCACCGGATGCATGAACAGCAGTTCTCACACCCCCCCCTCCTGGTGCTCAATGGCTTTGGCCCCCATGGACTTCACGTGAAGCTCACCGCATCGGTATTCCAGAACATGTTTCCATCCATCAATGTACACAAG GTGAACCTGAACTGTGTGAAGCGCTGCCTCCTCCTCAGCTACGACCCTGACTCCCAAGAGCTCCAGTTCAGACACta CAGTTTGAAGGTTGTTCCTGTGGGGGCCAGTCGGGGGATGAAGAAGCTTCTACAGGAGAAGTTCCCAAACATGAGCCGCTTGGAGGACGTCAGTGAGCTGCTGGCCAC GGGTGCAGGGCTGTCCGAAAGTGAGGCAGAGCCAGACGGGGAGCACAATGTGACCGAGCTGCCCCAGGCCTATGCTGGTCGAGGGAACATGAAGGCGGAGCAGAGCGCGGTGCGGCTTACTGAG ATTGGCCCCAGAATGACCCTGCGGCTCATCAAGATCCAGGAGGGCGTAGGGGACGGAAATGTCCTCTACCACAGCCTTG tGCACAAATCTGAGGAGGAGCTGAGGGCCACTCTGGCCACCAGAGAGCAGAAACTCCTGCTGAAGGCTGAGCGCCGAGGCAAGCAAGAGCAGGACATCAAACGGAAAAAGGAGCAGCGGGAGGCCCACCG GAAACGGAGTCTGGAGGGAATGCAGCTGGTAAAGCCCCAAGCTATGGACAAGGGAGATGGGGACAGTGATGCAGAGGACCCAGGCCAGCCAGCTGGAGCAGCCCTCGGGTCTGAGGATGAGGAAGATGAGGCAGAGTATTTTCGCCAAGCAGTTGGTGAAGAGCCAGATGAGG ATATGTTCCCACAGGCAAAACGGAGACGACCCAACAAGTCCCCTGGACAGCCAGACCAGAAAATAAGAAGGGGCAGAGGGCAGCATCCAAAGGGGAA CACCTGCTTGCCAGGGATCTTGGTGAGGGTTACCAGCACCCTGAACCACTACCAGCACTACCTGTGGCCTGTGCTAATGGTCGAGTTCCTCGTGGCCGTGGCGGGTAATGGCCTGGTCCTGTATCGGTTCAGTTCACAAGAGCAGCGCCCATGGCATCCAGCCATCATCTTCTCAGCTCAGCTGGCCGTCAGTGACTTTCTCTATGCTCTCACCCTGCCCCCCCTGGTTTTCTATTTCTATCCCCCAAAACACTGGAGTTTTGGGGAGGCTGCCTGTCTGCTAGAGCGCTTCCTCTTTAACTGTAACCTCTACAGtggcattttcttcatcacttgcATAAGCCTCAACCGATATATAGGCATTGTGCACCCTTTCTTTGCCCATGGCCATGTGCGACCCAAGCATGCCTGGGCAATCAGCTTGGTTGGTTGGGGCCTTGTGGCTGCCCTGGCAGCACCTACCCTCAAGTTCTCACACCTTGTCTTGCCTGAAAATGGCACAGGGGCACATTGCCATGTGAATCAGACCGAGTCCTGTACTAAATGCCTGGGAACTGCTGAAAATGATCATCTGCCTGCCTACTGGGTCTACAGCCTGGTGCTGGCAGTGCTAGGCTGTGGCCTACCCTTCCTGCTCACTCTCCTGGCCTATAGTGCCATTTGCCAGGCCATCCTTACCAACCCCAATATAACAAGGCCAGAGAAACTTAAGGTGGGAATGCTAGTAGTGGGTGGGGTAGTCCTCTATGCTGTGTCCTACATCCCATATCACATCTTGCTTGTCCTCAACATCCAGGCCCGTCGCCACTGGCTGGAACACTGCAGCAGTTTCTCAAATGAGTTCCAGGCTAAAGCTGCTCTGGACATTAGTTTGTACCTGGGCTACCAGGCAAGCAGGGTGCTTGTGCCTCTGGCCATCTGCCTCCACCCATTGCTCTATACAGCTGTGGCCTCAAGCCTTCGATGTTCAAGACTATGTGGGGGACCCAAGGGTGGAGAAATATCCCTGAGGCAAATAAGCTCTGCTAAATCTTGA